A portion of the Cyanobium sp. PCC 7001 genome contains these proteins:
- a CDS encoding DUF3370 domain-containing protein — protein sequence MISPLRLLLSTATGVVAATGLVLPTGAAPAAAPAAPAPAPPMLRSQTVAPLPGGLDTVLVVNDNNPELITGPGILLSTFPGRGRGVPEAHLDVPLSGSFDLFSHHVYAGKPDTLDSTLWLAVVAQPRGPKPVTLRLLGGSTALSQSLDPAMAGAPFLPLPPLLEETTTPAYAGPGSRVAGELLARRRSPELAREWTLAPDQPSTLVVLPLPVRGLDPLLNGRNLQMRLLSSGPVSLATLAAFGPNDAPPPADTWARLLDGGLSPKEHTPTPRGASGRIIYSRVSGVQVGSVWRGTITAPDKAWLPASAAPISWPIASLERGTLGTGQVQTAELKAFYPGTAWAAHGNYGVEYDLTIPLRNTGTTPVQLQLALESPIKGDQPQGGLRFNTTPAKAVMFRGPVEVSGLDGPGGRTSGRRRFHLVQRAGDPGPALGTVSLAPGAHRSLRVRLIYPADATPPQVLSLLPVKQSPPTPASRQP from the coding sequence ATGATCTCCCCGCTCCGTCTCCTGCTCTCCACGGCCACCGGCGTGGTCGCCGCCACGGGCCTGGTGCTGCCCACGGGGGCGGCACCAGCGGCGGCCCCGGCGGCTCCGGCTCCGGCGCCCCCCATGCTCCGCTCCCAGACGGTGGCCCCCCTCCCCGGCGGCCTGGACACCGTGCTGGTGGTGAACGACAACAATCCGGAGCTGATCACGGGGCCGGGGATCCTGCTCTCCACCTTCCCCGGCCGGGGCCGCGGCGTGCCCGAGGCCCATCTGGATGTGCCCCTCAGCGGCAGCTTCGATCTGTTCAGCCACCACGTGTATGCCGGCAAGCCGGACACCCTCGACTCCACCCTGTGGCTGGCGGTGGTGGCCCAGCCGCGGGGGCCGAAGCCGGTGACCCTGCGCCTGCTCGGAGGCTCCACCGCCCTGTCGCAGTCGCTCGATCCGGCCATGGCGGGCGCCCCGTTCCTGCCCCTGCCGCCCCTGCTGGAGGAAACCACCACCCCGGCCTACGCCGGACCGGGCAGCCGGGTGGCGGGCGAACTGCTGGCCCGCCGGCGCAGCCCTGAACTGGCGCGCGAATGGACCCTCGCCCCGGACCAGCCGAGCACCCTGGTGGTGCTGCCCTTGCCGGTGCGGGGGCTCGATCCCCTGCTGAACGGCCGCAACCTGCAGATGCGCCTGCTCAGCAGCGGTCCGGTGAGCCTGGCCACCCTGGCCGCCTTCGGACCCAACGATGCCCCGCCCCCGGCCGACACCTGGGCCCGCCTGCTGGACGGAGGGCTCAGTCCGAAGGAGCACACGCCCACGCCGCGGGGGGCCAGCGGCCGGATCATCTACTCCAGGGTCAGCGGCGTGCAGGTGGGCAGCGTCTGGAGGGGCACGATCACCGCCCCGGACAAGGCCTGGCTGCCGGCCAGCGCCGCGCCGATCTCCTGGCCGATCGCCTCGCTCGAGCGCGGCACCCTGGGCACCGGCCAGGTGCAGACCGCCGAACTGAAGGCCTTCTATCCCGGCACCGCCTGGGCCGCCCACGGCAACTACGGGGTCGAGTATGACCTCACCATCCCGCTGCGCAACACCGGCACCACTCCCGTGCAGCTGCAGCTTGCCCTGGAGTCGCCCATCAAGGGCGATCAGCCCCAGGGCGGACTGCGCTTCAACACCACCCCCGCCAAGGCCGTGATGTTCCGGGGGCCGGTGGAGGTGAGCGGCCTGGATGGCCCCGGCGGACGGACCAGCGGCCGCCGCCGCTTCCATCTGGTGCAGCGGGCCGGCGATCCAGGGCCGGCCCTGGGCACCGTGAGCCTGGCGCCGGGCGCCCACCGCAGCCTGCGGGTGCGGCTCATCTACCCGGCCGACGCCACCCCGCCCCAGGTGCTCAGCCTGTTGCCTGTGAAACAATCCCCTCCGACCCCAGCCAGCCGCCAACCGTGA
- a CDS encoding RNA methyltransferase encodes MKPPLVVVLVEPAGALNVGSVARLCANFAVQQLRLVSPRCDPFGEEARRMAVHGASVLDQAALHPDLASAVADCHRVVATSGRRDGEPLPLQGPETSLAWLSGGPCDQTVALVFGREDRGLSNGELLQAGHLLTLPTAAAYTSLNLSHAVALALHAWHGQVQRTAHAAEPPEEVLEPCRRGELEALVADAEALLLEVGFLYPHTADARMAKVRALLQRGGISSGEVALLRGMVRQLRWASRQGANPPGCSPAAPS; translated from the coding sequence GTGAAGCCGCCCCTGGTGGTGGTGCTGGTGGAACCGGCGGGAGCCCTCAACGTGGGCAGCGTGGCCCGGCTCTGTGCCAACTTCGCGGTGCAGCAGCTCCGTCTGGTGTCCCCCCGCTGCGATCCGTTCGGGGAGGAGGCCCGCCGCATGGCCGTGCATGGGGCGTCCGTGCTCGATCAGGCCGCGCTCCATCCGGATCTGGCCTCCGCCGTGGCCGATTGCCACCGCGTGGTGGCCACCAGCGGCCGCCGCGACGGCGAACCCCTGCCACTGCAGGGCCCCGAGACCAGCCTGGCCTGGCTGTCCGGCGGCCCCTGCGATCAGACGGTGGCGCTGGTGTTCGGCCGCGAGGACCGGGGGCTGAGCAATGGGGAACTGCTCCAGGCCGGCCACCTGCTCACCCTGCCCACGGCCGCGGCCTACACCTCCCTGAACCTCTCCCATGCCGTGGCGCTGGCCCTGCACGCCTGGCATGGGCAGGTGCAGAGGACAGCACATGCCGCCGAACCACCTGAAGAGGTTCTCGAACCCTGCCGCCGCGGCGAGCTGGAGGCGCTGGTGGCTGACGCCGAAGCTCTCCTGCTGGAGGTGGGATTCCTCTATCCCCACACGGCCGATGCCCGCATGGCCAAGGTGCGGGCGCTGCTGCAGCGGGGCGGGATCAGCAGCGGCGAGGTCGCCCTGCTGCGCGGCATGGTGCGCCAGTTGCGCTGGGCCAGCCGTCAGGGCGCCAACCCCCCCGGCTGCAGCCCGGCAGCTCCCTCCTAG
- the rsmD gene encoding 16S rRNA (guanine(966)-N(2))-methyltransferase RsmD, with protein sequence MTLRLSGGRKLQSPPGDRARPTASRVRLAVMNLLARELRGAAWLDLFSGSGVMACEALQRGARRVVAVEQDPRIAAVARHNLHLVQTGEANRNDGRPAPQVELHGGEAIRWLQRGCPGEPFTIIYADPPYAAGLYGDLARAVAAGGWLAEGGCLVLECATADCPATPEGWRDRDRRRYGTTTVILLEPDTGGSALQS encoded by the coding sequence ATGACCCTGCGGCTGAGCGGCGGCCGCAAGCTCCAGAGTCCCCCCGGCGACAGGGCCAGGCCCACGGCATCCCGGGTGCGCCTGGCGGTGATGAACCTGCTGGCCCGTGAGCTGCGTGGCGCAGCCTGGCTGGATCTGTTCAGCGGCAGCGGCGTGATGGCCTGTGAGGCCCTGCAACGGGGAGCCCGCCGGGTGGTGGCGGTAGAACAGGATCCGCGCATCGCGGCGGTGGCCCGCCACAACCTTCATCTGGTTCAGACCGGCGAGGCGAACCGGAACGATGGAAGGCCGGCGCCCCAGGTGGAGCTCCACGGCGGCGAAGCCATCCGCTGGCTGCAGCGGGGTTGCCCCGGTGAGCCCTTCACGATCATCTATGCCGATCCGCCCTATGCCGCCGGGCTCTATGGCGACCTGGCCCGGGCGGTGGCGGCGGGGGGCTGGCTGGCTGAGGGCGGCTGCCTGGTGCTCGAGTGCGCCACAGCTGATTGTCCCGCCACGCCCGAGGGGTGGCGGGACAGGGACCGCCGCCGTTACGGCACCACCACGGTGATTCTTCTGGAGCCGGATACCGGGGGCAGCGCCCTGCAGAGCTGA
- a CDS encoding GuaB3 family IMP dehydrogenase-related protein: MDIQLGRSRTVRRAYGIDEIALVPGGRTVDPAVTDSSWTLGGISREIPIIASAMDGVVDVGMAVELTRQGALGVLNLEGVQCRYDDPNPVLDRIAAVGKEAFVPLMQELYSQPVREDLIAKRIGQIKEKGGIAAVSATPVAAIRFGKAIAEAGADLFFVQATVVSTEHIGPEGQASLDLEALCRDFGVPVVIGNCVTYEVALKLMRAGAAGVMVGIGPGAACTSRGVLGIGIPQATAVADCAAARDDHAAATGRYVPVIADGGIVTGGDICKCLACGADAVMIGSPIARAAEAPGRGFHWGMATPSPVLPRGTRINVGTTGSLEKILRGPAGLDDGTQNLLGCIRTSMGTLGARTLKEMQQVEVVVAPSLLTEGKVYQKAQQLGMGK; the protein is encoded by the coding sequence GTGGACATCCAGCTCGGCCGCTCCCGCACCGTCCGTCGTGCCTACGGCATCGACGAGATCGCCCTGGTGCCCGGCGGCCGCACGGTGGATCCGGCGGTGACCGACAGCAGCTGGACCCTCGGGGGCATCAGCCGCGAGATCCCGATCATCGCCAGTGCCATGGACGGCGTGGTGGATGTGGGCATGGCCGTGGAGCTCACCCGCCAGGGCGCCCTGGGGGTGCTGAACCTGGAGGGGGTGCAGTGCCGCTACGACGACCCCAACCCCGTGCTCGATCGCATCGCGGCCGTGGGCAAGGAGGCGTTCGTTCCGCTGATGCAGGAGCTCTACAGCCAGCCCGTGCGGGAAGACCTCATCGCCAAGCGGATCGGCCAGATCAAGGAGAAGGGCGGCATCGCCGCCGTGAGCGCCACGCCGGTGGCGGCCATCCGCTTCGGCAAGGCGATCGCCGAGGCGGGCGCCGATCTCTTCTTCGTGCAGGCCACGGTGGTGAGCACCGAGCACATCGGTCCGGAGGGCCAGGCAAGCCTCGACCTGGAGGCCCTCTGCCGCGATTTCGGCGTGCCGGTGGTGATCGGCAACTGCGTCACCTACGAGGTGGCCCTGAAGCTGATGCGGGCCGGAGCCGCCGGCGTGATGGTGGGCATCGGCCCCGGTGCGGCCTGCACCAGCCGCGGCGTGCTGGGCATCGGCATCCCCCAGGCCACCGCCGTGGCCGACTGCGCCGCTGCCCGTGACGACCACGCCGCTGCCACCGGCCGCTACGTGCCGGTGATCGCCGATGGCGGCATCGTGACCGGCGGCGACATCTGCAAGTGCCTGGCCTGCGGCGCCGACGCTGTGATGATCGGTTCACCGATCGCCCGCGCCGCCGAAGCTCCGGGCCGGGGCTTCCACTGGGGCATGGCCACCCCGAGCCCGGTGCTGCCCCGCGGCACCCGCATCAACGTGGGCACCACCGGCAGTCTGGAGAAGATTCTGCGGGGCCCCGCCGGCCTCGACGATGGCACCCAGAACCTCCTGGGCTGCATCCGCACCTCCATGGGCACCCTCGGGGCCCGCACCCTCAAGGAAATGCAGCAGGTGGAGGTGGTGGTGGCTCCCTCGCTGCTCACCGAAGGCAAGGTGTACCAGAAAGCCCAGCAGCTGGGGATGGGCAAGTAA
- a CDS encoding CAAD domain-containing protein, translating into MADENQSPATPAGEQPQERPASELATERATEPVEAMASPPEQNSPEQPSAGEPSSEAPSPEPVAAGEPTPTPPAASPAPEPGVAATVSVPPLEGSPDSGEAGGEWHLLTGKVQAWLSRGQLQEFWQSARTPLMALLAVVAAVLVLRVYAALLAALDGLPLVPGLLELVGVIWILRHGLPKLLHSSEREQLMQQLQRRWNAFLGRS; encoded by the coding sequence ATGGCAGACGAGAACCAGAGCCCTGCCACCCCGGCAGGGGAGCAGCCCCAGGAGCGGCCCGCCAGCGAGCTGGCCACCGAGCGCGCCACCGAGCCCGTCGAGGCCATGGCGAGCCCCCCTGAGCAGAACTCCCCTGAGCAGCCTTCTGCGGGGGAGCCGTCCTCCGAAGCTCCCTCCCCGGAACCCGTCGCCGCGGGGGAGCCGACCCCAACTCCACCTGCGGCCAGCCCCGCCCCGGAACCCGGCGTCGCCGCCACCGTGAGCGTGCCGCCCCTGGAGGGCAGCCCGGACAGCGGCGAGGCCGGCGGCGAATGGCACCTGCTGACCGGCAAGGTGCAGGCCTGGCTGAGCCGCGGCCAGCTGCAGGAGTTCTGGCAGAGCGCGCGCACACCCCTGATGGCCCTGCTGGCGGTGGTGGCCGCCGTGCTGGTGCTTCGGGTCTATGCCGCCCTGCTGGCCGCCCTCGATGGCCTGCCGCTGGTGCCCGGTCTGCTGGAACTCGTGGGGGTGATCTGGATCCTGCGCCACGGGCTGCCGAAGCTGCTGCACAGCAGCGAGCGCGAGCAGCTGATGCAGCAGCTCCAGCGCCGCTGGAATGCCTTCCTCGGCAGGAGCTGA
- the bchI gene encoding magnesium chelatase ATPase subunit I: MTQARKRRVFPFTAIVGQEEMKLALLLNVIDPRIGGVMIMGDRGTGKSTTIRALADLLPEIPVVAGDPYNSSPDDPDLQSAEVRQRAEQGEQLPVEQRQVPMVDLPLGATEDRLCGTIDIEKALSEGVRAFEPGLLAKANRGLLYVDEVNLLDDHLVDVLLDSAASGWNTVEREGVSVRHPARFVLIGSGNPEEGELRPQLLDRFGMSVEVRTVRDPELRVQVVDQRTAFDNDPDGFNAAVQTTQDTLQARVVEAQNRLPQVQIDDDLRIRISAVCGELDVDGLRGDIVTNRAARALAAFEGRTEVTEDDVARVAACCLRHRLRKDPLEQIDSGERVVKVFCKVFDRPDASDRSQFELALVA; the protein is encoded by the coding sequence GTGACGCAAGCCCGCAAGCGCCGGGTCTTCCCCTTCACCGCGATCGTGGGGCAGGAGGAGATGAAGCTGGCCCTGCTGCTGAATGTCATCGATCCCCGCATCGGCGGGGTGATGATCATGGGCGACCGGGGCACGGGCAAGAGCACCACGATCCGCGCCCTGGCCGATCTTCTTCCCGAGATCCCCGTGGTCGCGGGCGATCCCTACAACAGCTCCCCCGACGATCCGGATCTGCAGAGCGCCGAGGTGCGCCAGCGGGCCGAGCAGGGGGAACAGCTGCCGGTGGAGCAGCGCCAGGTGCCGATGGTGGACCTGCCCCTGGGCGCCACCGAAGACCGCCTCTGCGGCACCATCGACATCGAGAAGGCCCTCAGCGAGGGGGTGCGCGCCTTCGAGCCCGGTCTGCTGGCCAAGGCCAACCGCGGCCTGCTCTACGTGGATGAGGTGAACCTGCTGGACGACCACCTGGTGGACGTGCTGCTGGATTCGGCCGCCTCGGGCTGGAACACGGTGGAGCGGGAGGGCGTGAGCGTGCGGCACCCGGCCCGTTTCGTGCTGATCGGCTCGGGCAACCCCGAAGAGGGGGAGCTGCGGCCCCAGCTGCTGGATCGCTTCGGCATGAGCGTGGAGGTGCGCACCGTGCGCGATCCCGAACTGCGGGTGCAGGTGGTGGACCAGCGCACCGCCTTCGACAACGATCCCGACGGCTTCAACGCCGCGGTGCAGACCACACAGGACACCCTGCAGGCCCGGGTGGTGGAGGCCCAGAACCGCCTGCCCCAGGTGCAGATCGACGACGACCTGCGCATCCGCATCTCCGCCGTGTGCGGTGAGCTCGACGTGGACGGCCTGCGCGGCGACATCGTGACCAACCGGGCCGCCCGCGCCCTGGCCGCCTTCGAGGGCCGCACCGAGGTGACCGAAGACGACGTGGCCCGGGTGGCCGCCTGCTGCCTGCGCCACCGCCTGCGCAAGGATCCCCTGGAACAGATCGACTCCGGCGAGCGGGTGGTGAAGGTGTTCTGCAAGGTGTTCGACCGCCCCGACGCCAGCGACCGGAGCCAGTTCGAACTGGCCCTGGTGGCCTAG
- the trxA gene encoding thioredoxin, whose amino-acid sequence MSSAAAVTDASFEQDVLKSDVPVLVDFWAPWCGPCRMVAPIVDEIAKEFEGQIKVFKLNTDENPNVASQYGIRSIPTLMVFKGGQKVDTVVGAVPKTTLSGTITKYL is encoded by the coding sequence ATGTCCAGCGCAGCCGCCGTCACCGACGCTTCCTTTGAGCAAGACGTGCTGAAGAGCGATGTCCCTGTGCTGGTTGACTTCTGGGCCCCCTGGTGTGGCCCCTGCCGCATGGTGGCGCCGATCGTGGATGAAATCGCCAAGGAATTCGAGGGTCAGATCAAGGTCTTCAAGCTGAACACTGACGAAAACCCCAACGTCGCCAGTCAGTACGGAATCCGCAGCATTCCCACCCTGATGGTGTTCAAGGGCGGCCAGAAAGTGGACACCGTGGTCGGTGCCGTGCCCAAGACCACCCTCTCCGGAACCATCACCAAATACCTCTGA
- the petG gene encoding cytochrome b6-f complex subunit V: MIEPLLCGIVLGLIPVTLLGLFVAAWNQYRRGSVLDV; encoded by the coding sequence ATGATCGAACCCCTGCTCTGCGGCATCGTGCTCGGTCTGATCCCGGTGACGCTGCTCGGCCTGTTCGTGGCGGCCTGGAACCAGTACCGCCGCGGCAGCGTGCTGGACGTCTGA
- the hisH gene encoding imidazole glycerol phosphate synthase subunit HisH, with the protein MTRIGLIDYGMGNLHSVQRAFERLGASLVPVHGADAMETCDALVLPGVGAFDPAMERLEHSGLATAIRRWCAAGRPLLGICLGLQLLFEGSDEGSAAGLGVIPGRVKALPRKPGHPIPHMGWEPLVPGSPSPLLPADAPEAWVYFVHSFAAVPADPACTTARVDFAGERITAAVWQGRIGACQFHPEKSALAGQAMLQRWLHWLTEQAGRGDAAAEP; encoded by the coding sequence ATGACCCGCATCGGTCTGATCGATTACGGCATGGGCAACCTGCATTCGGTGCAACGGGCCTTCGAGCGCCTCGGCGCCAGCCTGGTGCCGGTGCACGGGGCCGACGCCATGGAGACCTGCGACGCCCTGGTGCTGCCGGGCGTGGGTGCCTTCGACCCCGCCATGGAGCGCCTGGAGCACAGCGGCCTGGCCACCGCCATCCGGCGCTGGTGCGCGGCGGGGCGTCCCCTGCTGGGGATCTGCCTGGGCCTGCAGCTGCTGTTCGAGGGCAGCGACGAGGGCAGCGCCGCCGGCCTGGGGGTCATTCCCGGCCGGGTGAAGGCCCTGCCCCGCAAACCCGGCCACCCGATTCCCCACATGGGCTGGGAGCCCCTGGTGCCGGGGAGCCCGAGTCCGCTGCTGCCGGCGGACGCCCCCGAGGCCTGGGTCTATTTCGTGCACTCCTTTGCAGCCGTGCCTGCCGATCCGGCCTGCACCACGGCCCGGGTGGACTTCGCGGGTGAGCGGATCACCGCCGCGGTGTGGCAGGGCCGCATCGGAGCCTGCCAGTTCCACCCCGAAAAGTCGGCCCTGGCCGGCCAGGCGATGCTGCAGCGCTGGCTCCACTGGCTCACGGAGCAGGCGGGCAGGGGAGACGCGGCAGCGGAGCCATGA
- a CDS encoding 5-formyltetrahydrofolate cyclo-ligase, producing MPHPESPSASAARKRQLRRQFRERRRSLLPACAGALAEVLAAQVPALLAAAAPRDPTQPAESGWLGLYWPLPGEPDLRPVLQGSAACRGRLALPAIAAGRLHYRPWQPGTELQADACGIPAPPAAAGDLAASDLRLILVPALAVDRRGIRLGYGGGWYDRLRSDPDWRRVEALAVLPQGCVVDRLPQEPWDIPMDGWISEAGLTRLCREP from the coding sequence ATGCCCCATCCCGAGTCCCCGTCTGCCTCTGCGGCCCGGAAGCGTCAGCTGCGGCGGCAGTTCCGTGAACGGCGCCGCAGCCTGCTGCCGGCCTGCGCCGGGGCACTCGCGGAGGTGCTGGCCGCCCAGGTGCCCGCTCTGCTGGCGGCGGCAGCGCCACGCGATCCCACCCAGCCAGCAGAGAGCGGCTGGCTGGGCCTGTACTGGCCCCTGCCGGGCGAGCCCGATCTGCGGCCGGTGCTGCAGGGGTCAGCAGCCTGCCGCGGCCGTCTGGCCCTGCCGGCGATCGCAGCCGGCCGCCTGCACTATCGCCCCTGGCAACCGGGCACCGAGCTGCAGGCCGATGCCTGTGGCATTCCAGCTCCCCCGGCCGCCGCCGGCGATCTGGCCGCCTCCGACCTGCGGCTGATCCTGGTGCCGGCGCTGGCCGTCGACCGGCGCGGCATCCGCCTCGGCTATGGCGGTGGCTGGTACGACCGGCTGCGCAGCGACCCCGACTGGCGACGGGTGGAGGCCCTGGCGGTGCTGCCCCAGGGCTGCGTGGTCGATCGGCTGCCGCAGGAGCCCTGGGACATCCCGATGGATGGGTGGATCAGCGAGGCAGGCCTCACCCGGCTGTGTCGCGAACCTTGA
- a CDS encoding cytochrome c, which produces MNSQIVQPAMPRGLVAALVLAAATACVVLALLVLPAARTDPYTRQTLELRGSVEHGARLFRLNCAGCHGIAAQGLVGPDLHGVSQRKSQRQLIQQVVSGRTPPMPRFQPEPQAMADLLAYLNGLV; this is translated from the coding sequence ATGAACAGCCAGATCGTCCAACCCGCCATGCCCCGCGGCCTGGTGGCCGCCCTGGTGCTGGCGGCCGCCACCGCCTGCGTGGTGCTGGCTCTGCTGGTGCTGCCGGCAGCCCGCACCGATCCCTACACCCGCCAGACCCTGGAGCTGCGGGGGTCGGTGGAACATGGGGCCCGGCTGTTCCGGCTCAACTGCGCCGGCTGCCACGGCATCGCCGCCCAGGGGCTGGTGGGTCCCGATCTGCATGGGGTGTCCCAGCGCAAGAGCCAGCGCCAGCTCATCCAGCAGGTGGTGAGCGGCCGGACCCCGCCGATGCCTCGCTTCCAGCCCGAGCCCCAGGCCATGGCCGACCTGCTGGCCTACCTGAACGGACTGGTGTGA
- a CDS encoding LOG family protein has protein sequence MSGLPSPCSAAERGGGTSPIDALAEAIEGHPQRRLIDRALVSLLSLCRHESEPEAWHMVEGTLADISEALDVFRPQRDVRKVSVFGSARTTADDPSHALARELAEEAVAAGFEVITGAGGGIMEAANLGAGCEHSIGLNVDLPFEQHPNPVVSSCNGRLLHFRYFFTRKLFFLRESDALVVLPGGFGTLDELFESLTLIQTGRTPPMPLVLLAPPDDPFWLSWHEHSLATMRQRGLISPEDSSLLFLTQSAREAMEQIGRFYRVYHAAALRQDRVELLLNHAVPPPALDQLNRDYDDLVDQGVIQAAETIDERGFLRPCLRFHFDKRRMGRLYQLIDSLNGLDLPDAIPALR, from the coding sequence GTGAGCGGCCTTCCCTCTCCCTGCAGCGCCGCTGAACGTGGTGGAGGCACCAGCCCCATTGATGCCCTCGCCGAAGCGATCGAAGGCCATCCCCAGCGTCGGCTGATCGACAGGGCCCTGGTGTCCCTGCTCTCCCTGTGCCGCCACGAGTCCGAACCCGAGGCCTGGCACATGGTGGAGGGCACCCTTGCCGACATCAGCGAGGCCCTCGATGTGTTCCGCCCTCAGCGGGACGTGCGCAAGGTGTCGGTGTTCGGCTCCGCCCGCACCACCGCCGACGACCCCAGCCATGCCCTGGCGCGGGAGCTGGCTGAGGAGGCGGTGGCGGCCGGCTTCGAGGTGATCACCGGCGCCGGCGGCGGCATCATGGAGGCCGCCAACCTCGGGGCCGGCTGCGAGCACAGCATCGGCCTGAACGTGGATCTGCCCTTCGAGCAGCATCCCAACCCCGTGGTGAGCAGCTGCAATGGCCGCTTGCTCCACTTCCGCTACTTTTTCACCCGCAAGCTGTTCTTCCTGCGGGAGAGCGATGCTCTGGTGGTGCTGCCCGGAGGCTTCGGCACCCTCGATGAACTGTTCGAGTCCCTCACCCTGATCCAGACGGGACGAACACCGCCGATGCCCCTGGTGCTGCTGGCGCCACCGGACGATCCCTTCTGGCTCAGCTGGCACGAGCACAGCCTGGCCACGATGCGCCAGCGCGGGCTGATTTCACCGGAGGATTCCTCCCTGCTGTTCCTCACCCAGAGTGCCCGCGAGGCCATGGAGCAGATCGGCCGCTTCTACCGCGTGTACCACGCTGCCGCCCTTCGGCAGGACCGGGTGGAGCTGCTGCTCAACCATGCGGTGCCCCCGCCGGCGCTGGATCAGCTCAACCGCGACTATGACGATCTGGTGGATCAGGGCGTGATCCAGGCCGCCGAAACCATCGACGAGCGCGGCTTCCTGCGGCCCTGCCTCCGCTTCCACTTCGACAAGCGCCGCATGGGCCGGCTCTACCAGCTCATCGACAGCCTCAACGGGCTGGACCTGCCGGACGCCATCCCCGCGCTGCGATGA
- a CDS encoding serine hydrolase — MLLRLTVMGIGLGVLAGTGLKLLAPHLATGAVDAPKLDPGNQASASTLDPGRFEPKKKLTALSESWARLAAAQQGLQASGFLLVLDDGRYAELQADQALPAASSIKTPILLAGLEDVDAGKIRWNEPLPLTKEVVGGGAGWMASRPVGTRFPFFESATEMIRVSDNSATNLLIKRLGGKEKLNARFQALGLPATVINNWLPDLEGTNTTSARDLAKSIALVDTGETLSPRARDLFREIMGTSRTNTLIPLGLLQGLGKDAADPDSELLSFGVTVYNKTGDIGIAYSDAALIHLPTGQRAVAAFMVKGPFNDPRSAELIRSMAAETAKTLVGRR, encoded by the coding sequence TTGCTGCTGCGTCTCACCGTGATGGGCATCGGGCTGGGGGTGCTGGCGGGCACGGGGCTCAAGCTGCTGGCTCCCCACCTGGCCACCGGCGCGGTGGATGCTCCGAAGCTCGACCCCGGCAACCAGGCTTCGGCCAGCACCCTGGATCCGGGGCGTTTCGAGCCGAAGAAGAAGCTCACCGCCCTGAGCGAGTCCTGGGCCCGCCTGGCGGCTGCCCAGCAGGGGCTTCAGGCCAGCGGCTTCCTGCTGGTGCTGGATGACGGTCGCTATGCCGAACTGCAGGCCGATCAGGCCCTGCCCGCCGCCAGCTCGATCAAGACCCCCATCCTGCTGGCGGGCCTGGAGGATGTGGACGCGGGCAAGATCCGCTGGAACGAGCCCCTGCCCCTCACCAAGGAGGTGGTGGGGGGTGGCGCCGGCTGGATGGCCAGCAGGCCGGTGGGCACCCGCTTCCCCTTCTTCGAATCGGCCACCGAGATGATCCGGGTGAGCGACAACAGCGCCACCAACCTCCTGATCAAGCGTCTGGGGGGCAAGGAGAAGCTCAACGCCCGCTTCCAGGCCCTGGGACTGCCGGCCACGGTGATCAACAACTGGCTGCCGGATCTCGAGGGCACCAACACCACCAGCGCCCGCGACCTGGCCAAGTCGATCGCCCTGGTGGACACCGGCGAGACACTGAGTCCGCGGGCTCGGGATCTGTTTCGCGAGATCATGGGCACCTCCCGCACCAACACCCTGATCCCGCTCGGACTGCTTCAGGGCCTGGGCAAGGACGCCGCAGACCCGGACAGCGAACTGCTGAGCTTCGGCGTCACCGTGTACAACAAGACCGGCGACATCGGCATCGCCTACTCCGACGCCGCCCTGATCCATCTCCCCACCGGCCAGCGGGCCGTGGCCGCCTTCATGGTGAAGGGGCCGTTCAACGACCCGCGCTCCGCCGAGCTGATCCGCTCGATGGCCGCCGAAACCGCCAAAACCCTCGTGGGCCGCCGATGA
- the ruvC gene encoding crossover junction endodeoxyribonuclease RuvC, with amino-acid sequence MRILGIDPGLARVGYGVIEVQEQPGATAQPQQLLDCGILRTDAGRSEGERMVEIAADLRVLLRRWQPQLAVVEKFFFYRSSTTIAVVQARGVVIMTLARFQVPVMELPPMQIKQALTGNGHAEKAEVLEAVMRELALEAPPRPDDAADALAAALTGWFQR; translated from the coding sequence GTGCGCATCCTCGGCATCGATCCGGGCCTGGCCCGGGTGGGTTACGGCGTGATCGAGGTGCAGGAGCAGCCGGGAGCCACGGCCCAGCCCCAGCAACTGCTCGACTGCGGCATCCTCCGCACCGATGCCGGCCGCAGCGAGGGAGAGCGGATGGTGGAGATCGCCGCCGACCTGCGGGTGCTGCTGCGGCGCTGGCAGCCCCAGCTGGCGGTGGTGGAGAAGTTCTTCTTCTACCGCTCCAGCACCACCATCGCCGTGGTGCAGGCACGGGGCGTGGTGATCATGACCCTGGCCCGCTTCCAGGTGCCGGTGATGGAGCTGCCGCCGATGCAGATCAAGCAGGCCCTCACCGGCAACGGCCATGCCGAGAAGGCCGAAGTGCTCGAGGCCGTGATGCGGGAGCTGGCGCTCGAAGCCCCTCCACGACCGGACGATGCCGCCGATGCCCTCGCAGCCGCCCTCACGGGCTGGTTCCAGCGGTGA